One window from the genome of Epinephelus moara isolate mb chromosome 5, YSFRI_EMoa_1.0, whole genome shotgun sequence encodes:
- the LOC126390400 gene encoding WAS/WASL-interacting protein family member 3-like → MATVAPPPPPPPPPPPPSSGNQPRTRSPPSPQHAAKPFNYTDSPVQETTPSQEAVPDAEGALAAPQLPGQNGEPQSPPTEAQDDSPSDDEEKCYRAPAPETEPAPQTTEQQDEAPIQMDEAGEDQLI, encoded by the exons ATG GCCACAGTagctccaccaccaccaccaccaccaccaccccctcctccatcctctggAAACCAGCCTCGTACCAGATCTCCACCCAGCCCTCAGCATGCTGCAAAACCATTTAATTATACTGACAGTCCAGTCCAAGAGACAACTCCTTCACAAGAGGCTGTACCTGATGCAGAG GGTGCACTAGCTGCACCACAGCTACCAGGTCAAAATGGGGAACCCCAGTCGCCTCCGACAGAAGCACAAGATGACAGTCCCtctgatgatgaagagaaatgCTATCGAGCACCAGCACCAGAAACAGAGCCGGCACCGCAG ACAACAGAGCAGCAAGATGAAGCACCCATTCAGATGGACGAGGCTGGAGAGGACCAATTGATCTGA
- the rnf11a gene encoding RING finger protein 11a translates to MGNCLFSQGADDLSLLNESEGGSLPGEPPPPYQERTQPVPVYHPTPGESRLAYQLTEEEQVRIAQRIGLIHHLPKGIFDPGSDPSDKKVKECVICMMDFEYGDPIRFLPCLHIYHVDCIDPWLMRSFTCPSCMEPVDAALLSSYETN, encoded by the exons ATGGGGAACTGCCTGTTTTCACAAGGTGCGGATGACCTGTCGCTGCTGAACGAGTCCGAGGGGGGCAGTCTGCCCGGAGAGCCTCCGCCGCCCTACCAG GAGCGCACCCAGCCTGTGCCAGTGTACCATCCCACCCCAGGGGAGAGCCGTCTAGCTTACCAACTGACCGAAGAGGAGCAGGTCCGCATTGCTCAGCGAATCGGCCTCATCCATCACCTGCCCAAAGGCATCTTCGACCCGGGCTCAGACCCCTCTGACAAGAAAGTTAAAGA GTGTGTGATCTGCATGATGGATTTTGAGTACGGTGATCCCATCCGGTTCTTGCCCTGCCTTCATATTTACCACGTCGATTGCATTGACCCCTGGCTGATGCGCTCCTTCACCTGCCCTTCCTGCATGGAGCCGGTAGACGCAGCCCTGCTGTCCTCTTACGAAACCAACTGA
- the LOC126390053 gene encoding heme oxygenase-like: METEKNTQPTAEQLTDMDLSEQIKKVTKDSHVRAENTELMLSFQRGRVSLPQYKLLLCSLYEIYQALEEEMDRNSDHPGVAPIYFPAELARLKAIEKDLEYFYGQDWREKIVVPAATKRYCHRLRQIGKENPEFLVAHAYTRYLGDLSGGQILGRIAQKSMGLKSGEGLSFFAFPGVSSPNLFKQLYRSRMNSIELTEEERNGALEEAVRAFEFNIQVFDDLQTLLGVTENQPQTCLTRSTPVKTLQMPEAIFKTVPLLRMVLGLFVVLATVSVGAFAF, from the exons atggagacagagaagaaCACTCAGCCAACAGCAGAGCAGCTGACTGACAT gGATCTGTCAGAGCAAATCAAAAAGGTGACAAAGGATAGTCACGTCAGAGCAGAAAACACAGAACTGATGCTGAGCTTCCAGAGGGGACGAGTCTCCCTGCCGCAGTACAAG CTCCTCCTGTGCTCACTGTATGAGATCTACCAGGCCTTGGAGGAAGAGATGGACAGGAATTCCGACCACCCTGGTGTCGCACCCATTTACTTCCCAGCTGAACTGGCCAGACTGAAGGCTATCGAGAAAGACCTGGAATATTTCTACGGCCAGGACTGGAGAGAGAAGATTGTTGTCCCTGCAGCGACTAAAAGATACTGCCACAGGCTCAGACAA attgGAAAAGAAAACCCTGAATTTCTGGTTGCCCACGCTTACACACGGTACCTAGGTGACCTGTCTGGAGGGCAGATCCTGGGTCGAATTGCTCAGAAGTCCATGGGGCTGAAGAGCGGCGAGGGTCTGTCGTTCTTTGCCTTCCCTGGTGTGTCCAGCCCCAACCTGTTCAAACAGCTGTATCGCAGCCGCATGAACAGCATCGAGTtgacggaggaggagaggaacgGCGCGTTGGAGGAGGCTGTCAGAGCCTTTGAGTTTAACATTCAG GTCTTTGACGATTTGCAGACGTTGCTGGGTGTCACCGAAAACCAGCCGCAGACCTGTTTGACACGCTCCACACCAGTGAAGACACTCCAGATGCCCGAAGCCATCTTTAAAACTGTCCCACTGCTCAGGATGGTGCTAGGACTTTTTGTGGTTCTGGCCACAGTCAGCGTAGGAGCCTTTGCTTTTTAA
- the LOC126390050 gene encoding uncharacterized protein LOC126390050 isoform X2 has translation MCQIKRIFSSGTIDTLHFNLIIAYNAAVEWLSLSSLTVQMDREAGPLSGGRQREKKGSYKDLLMNVEELAEPNSDFEECSTKRPFKEPEGSVNKKIHISVVNGNGGAEPELYGEESSGFLRDYPVCVSRDRWDAKEGEEDIRDKLLHSSCTAEGSIDQASSMSDYWVYLDNQHNKADCPVSRTLTPPATPVTHRPRPFLPFSSSVTAIASTVTSVVNPMMSSPMTDACSPISSMCSPTSSAWDTLRSTSRSPGCSARDPVSAAAHLHLLGESLSLIGHHLQETDKMISMSSSLSLLLDSLLCALAPLICLTAQIPELRSCTQHTLASALENIAYVMPGL, from the exons ATGTGCCAAATTAAGAGAATATTTAGCTCAGGAACCATAGATACACTCCATTTCAATCTTATTATAGCTTATAATGCTGCTGTTGAATGGCTGTCCCTCTCATCCCTGACTGTGCAGATGGATAGAGAAGCAGGCCCACTGAGTGGTGGCAGACAGAGGGAAAAGAAAGGATCCTACAAAGACTTATTAATGAACGTGGAGGAGCTGGCAGAACCAAATTCGGATTTTGAGGAATGTAGCACCAAGAGGCCTTTCAAG GAACCAGAAGGCTCAGTCAACAAGAAAATCCATATCTCAGTGGTAAATG GTAATGGTGGAGCTGAGCCTGAGCTATATGGAGAAGAGTCCTCTGGCTTCCTCCGTGATTATCCAGTCTGTGTGTCACGAGACAGATGGGATGCAAAAGAAGGGGAAGAG GATATCAGAGACAAGTTGTTGCATTCATCTTGcacagcagagggcagcattGATCAG GCAAGCTCCATGTCAGACTACTGGGTGTATTTAGATAACCAGCACAACAAGGCAGACTGTCCTGTATCCAGGACTCTCACCCCTCCTGCCACTCCAGTTACCCACAGGCCTCGTCCGTTCTTACCTTTTTCAAGTTCAGTGACAGCCATTGCTTCTACAGTGACCTCTGTAGTTAATCCCATGATGTCTAGCCCCATGACTGACGCCTGTAGTCCCATCAGTTCTATGTGCAGTCCCACAAGTTCAGCCTGGGACACTCTCAGATCCACATCCAGGAGTCCTGGCTGCTCTGCCCGGGATCCTGTCAGTGCTGCGGCTCACCTACACCTGCTGGGGGAATCCTTGTCCCTCATTGGCCACCATCTTCAGGAGACAGAT AAAATGATCAGTATGTCAAGTAGTCTGTCTCTGCTCTTGGACTCTCTGTTGTGCGCCCTGGCTCCTCTGATCTGCCTCACAGCACAGATACCTGAGCTGAGGAGCTGCACTCAGCACACACTG GCCTCTGCTCTCGAAAACATTGCCTATGTGATGCCCGGGTTGTGA
- the LOC126390050 gene encoding uncharacterized protein LOC126390050 isoform X1, whose protein sequence is MCQIKRIFSSGTIDTLHFNLIIAYNAAVEWLSLSSLTVQMDREAGPLSGGRQREKKGSYKDLLMNVEELAEPNSDFEECSTKRPFKVDSGAVLEPEGSVNKKIHISVVNGNGGAEPELYGEESSGFLRDYPVCVSRDRWDAKEGEEDIRDKLLHSSCTAEGSIDQASSMSDYWVYLDNQHNKADCPVSRTLTPPATPVTHRPRPFLPFSSSVTAIASTVTSVVNPMMSSPMTDACSPISSMCSPTSSAWDTLRSTSRSPGCSARDPVSAAAHLHLLGESLSLIGHHLQETDKMISMSSSLSLLLDSLLCALAPLICLTAQIPELRSCTQHTLASALENIAYVMPGL, encoded by the exons ATGTGCCAAATTAAGAGAATATTTAGCTCAGGAACCATAGATACACTCCATTTCAATCTTATTATAGCTTATAATGCTGCTGTTGAATGGCTGTCCCTCTCATCCCTGACTGTGCAGATGGATAGAGAAGCAGGCCCACTGAGTGGTGGCAGACAGAGGGAAAAGAAAGGATCCTACAAAGACTTATTAATGAACGTGGAGGAGCTGGCAGAACCAAATTCGGATTTTGAGGAATGTAGCACCAAGAGGCCTTTCAAGGTGGACTCTGGGGCTGTGCTG GAACCAGAAGGCTCAGTCAACAAGAAAATCCATATCTCAGTGGTAAATG GTAATGGTGGAGCTGAGCCTGAGCTATATGGAGAAGAGTCCTCTGGCTTCCTCCGTGATTATCCAGTCTGTGTGTCACGAGACAGATGGGATGCAAAAGAAGGGGAAGAG GATATCAGAGACAAGTTGTTGCATTCATCTTGcacagcagagggcagcattGATCAG GCAAGCTCCATGTCAGACTACTGGGTGTATTTAGATAACCAGCACAACAAGGCAGACTGTCCTGTATCCAGGACTCTCACCCCTCCTGCCACTCCAGTTACCCACAGGCCTCGTCCGTTCTTACCTTTTTCAAGTTCAGTGACAGCCATTGCTTCTACAGTGACCTCTGTAGTTAATCCCATGATGTCTAGCCCCATGACTGACGCCTGTAGTCCCATCAGTTCTATGTGCAGTCCCACAAGTTCAGCCTGGGACACTCTCAGATCCACATCCAGGAGTCCTGGCTGCTCTGCCCGGGATCCTGTCAGTGCTGCGGCTCACCTACACCTGCTGGGGGAATCCTTGTCCCTCATTGGCCACCATCTTCAGGAGACAGAT AAAATGATCAGTATGTCAAGTAGTCTGTCTCTGCTCTTGGACTCTCTGTTGTGCGCCCTGGCTCCTCTGATCTGCCTCACAGCACAGATACCTGAGCTGAGGAGCTGCACTCAGCACACACTG GCCTCTGCTCTCGAAAACATTGCCTATGTGATGCCCGGGTTGTGA
- the LOC126390050 gene encoding uncharacterized protein LOC126390050 isoform X3: protein MDREAGPLSGGRQREKKGSYKDLLMNVEELAEPNSDFEECSTKRPFKVDSGAVLEPEGSVNKKIHISVVNGNGGAEPELYGEESSGFLRDYPVCVSRDRWDAKEGEEDIRDKLLHSSCTAEGSIDQASSMSDYWVYLDNQHNKADCPVSRTLTPPATPVTHRPRPFLPFSSSVTAIASTVTSVVNPMMSSPMTDACSPISSMCSPTSSAWDTLRSTSRSPGCSARDPVSAAAHLHLLGESLSLIGHHLQETDKMISMSSSLSLLLDSLLCALAPLICLTAQIPELRSCTQHTLASALENIAYVMPGL, encoded by the exons ATGGATAGAGAAGCAGGCCCACTGAGTGGTGGCAGACAGAGGGAAAAGAAAGGATCCTACAAAGACTTATTAATGAACGTGGAGGAGCTGGCAGAACCAAATTCGGATTTTGAGGAATGTAGCACCAAGAGGCCTTTCAAGGTGGACTCTGGGGCTGTGCTG GAACCAGAAGGCTCAGTCAACAAGAAAATCCATATCTCAGTGGTAAATG GTAATGGTGGAGCTGAGCCTGAGCTATATGGAGAAGAGTCCTCTGGCTTCCTCCGTGATTATCCAGTCTGTGTGTCACGAGACAGATGGGATGCAAAAGAAGGGGAAGAG GATATCAGAGACAAGTTGTTGCATTCATCTTGcacagcagagggcagcattGATCAG GCAAGCTCCATGTCAGACTACTGGGTGTATTTAGATAACCAGCACAACAAGGCAGACTGTCCTGTATCCAGGACTCTCACCCCTCCTGCCACTCCAGTTACCCACAGGCCTCGTCCGTTCTTACCTTTTTCAAGTTCAGTGACAGCCATTGCTTCTACAGTGACCTCTGTAGTTAATCCCATGATGTCTAGCCCCATGACTGACGCCTGTAGTCCCATCAGTTCTATGTGCAGTCCCACAAGTTCAGCCTGGGACACTCTCAGATCCACATCCAGGAGTCCTGGCTGCTCTGCCCGGGATCCTGTCAGTGCTGCGGCTCACCTACACCTGCTGGGGGAATCCTTGTCCCTCATTGGCCACCATCTTCAGGAGACAGAT AAAATGATCAGTATGTCAAGTAGTCTGTCTCTGCTCTTGGACTCTCTGTTGTGCGCCCTGGCTCCTCTGATCTGCCTCACAGCACAGATACCTGAGCTGAGGAGCTGCACTCAGCACACACTG GCCTCTGCTCTCGAAAACATTGCCTATGTGATGCCCGGGTTGTGA